In the Desulfotignum balticum DSM 7044 genome, one interval contains:
- the cobU gene encoding bifunctional adenosylcobinamide kinase/adenosylcobinamide-phosphate guanylyltransferase codes for MKETDILGDRPFITLVVGGCRSGKSRFALNAANAVPGRRKIFLATSVPKDLEMTNRVQAHQAERGKDWITVEEPVNIHESISAHADTADVILVDCLTLWLSNMMAAHMDDKEIENRFEKTAQACCSTPCPVFLVSNEVGSGIVPENSLARKFRDLAGHMNQFMADTADRVVLAVAGQALQIKPGGKRISP; via the coding sequence ATGAAAGAAACAGATATTTTGGGAGACAGACCTTTTATCACGCTGGTTGTCGGCGGTTGCAGAAGCGGTAAAAGCCGGTTTGCATTGAACGCCGCCAATGCCGTTCCCGGACGGCGAAAAATTTTTCTGGCCACCTCCGTTCCTAAGGACCTGGAAATGACAAACCGGGTGCAGGCCCATCAGGCGGAGCGGGGAAAAGACTGGATAACGGTGGAAGAGCCGGTAAACATCCATGAGAGTATTTCAGCCCATGCAGATACGGCAGATGTGATTTTAGTGGATTGCCTGACCCTGTGGCTTTCAAATATGATGGCTGCTCATATGGATGATAAAGAGATTGAAAACCGGTTTGAAAAAACAGCGCAAGCCTGTTGCAGCACCCCATGTCCGGTCTTTCTGGTCAGCAATGAGGTGGGGTCCGGGATTGTGCCGGAAAATTCTCTGGCCCGGAAATTCCGTGATCTGGCCGGTCACATGAATCAGTTCATGGCAGACACGGCGGACCGGGTGGTGCTCGCTGTGGCCGGCCAGGCCCTTCAGATCAAACCGGGTGGAAAACGGATCTCACCATGA
- a CDS encoding sigma-54 interaction domain-containing protein: MKSIEEISLLYEISEALNQHMDMKKSLFKVLTVLAESMNLVRGIIFLTNRENGEIRIEIAHGISQETTQKIKYLPGEGIIGKVVETGKPAVVPRISKEPLFLDKTHSRNMTQAQEYSFICVPIKKENQVVGAISADRPFEGKQSLHQGEKILSVVAAMLAHHVINIERVRQEKEVLKTENLRLKSELENRYSFSNIIGNSNKMREVLQMIAQVAFSSATVLIRGESGTGKELVANAIHYNSERHHKPFIKINCAAIPENLIESELFGHEKGAFTGASHLKKGKFELADQGTIFLDEIGTMAPGAQVKLLRVLQEKEFERVGGYKPIQTDVRIVAATNANLEEMVQQGRFRDDLYFRLNVFPIYIPSLRMRKTDIILLADHFLEKYRKTHGKDIKRITTPAIDMMMEYHWPGNVRELENCIERAVILCNDGAIHSYHLPATLQTGTESKTLPLSLEAAVESLEKEILMDALKNTKGNIKQAARQIQITVRKFSYKAAKYGINYKEFR; this comes from the coding sequence ATGAAATCCATTGAAGAAATTTCTTTGCTGTATGAAATCAGCGAAGCTTTGAACCAGCACATGGACATGAAAAAATCATTGTTCAAGGTGTTGACGGTTCTGGCTGAATCCATGAACCTGGTCCGGGGAATTATTTTTCTCACCAACCGGGAAAACGGAGAAATCCGCATAGAAATCGCCCATGGGATTTCTCAGGAAACCACGCAGAAAATCAAATACCTTCCCGGAGAAGGCATCATCGGCAAAGTGGTTGAGACCGGTAAACCCGCTGTGGTTCCCCGCATCAGCAAAGAGCCGTTGTTTTTAGACAAAACCCATTCCCGGAACATGACGCAGGCCCAGGAGTATTCCTTTATCTGTGTGCCCATAAAAAAAGAAAATCAGGTGGTGGGCGCCATCAGTGCAGACCGGCCGTTTGAGGGAAAACAATCGTTGCACCAGGGCGAAAAAATTTTGTCCGTGGTGGCGGCCATGCTGGCCCACCATGTCATCAATATTGAACGAGTCAGGCAGGAAAAAGAAGTCCTTAAAACGGAAAACCTGCGTCTCAAATCCGAACTGGAAAACCGGTACAGTTTTTCCAATATCATCGGCAATTCCAATAAAATGCGGGAAGTGCTCCAGATGATCGCCCAGGTCGCTTTTTCTTCGGCCACGGTGTTGATCCGCGGGGAAAGCGGCACGGGAAAAGAACTGGTGGCCAACGCCATCCACTACAATTCAGAACGGCATCACAAACCGTTCATCAAGATCAACTGTGCCGCCATTCCGGAGAATCTGATTGAAAGTGAACTGTTCGGCCATGAAAAAGGGGCGTTTACCGGGGCTTCTCACCTGAAAAAAGGCAAATTTGAACTGGCGGATCAGGGCACGATTTTTCTGGATGAAATCGGCACCATGGCACCGGGTGCTCAGGTCAAGCTGTTGCGGGTCCTCCAGGAAAAGGAATTTGAACGTGTGGGCGGATACAAACCCATCCAGACGGATGTCCGCATTGTGGCCGCCACCAACGCCAATCTTGAAGAAATGGTCCAGCAGGGGCGGTTCAGAGATGATCTGTATTTTCGGCTCAATGTGTTTCCCATATACATTCCCAGCCTGCGCATGCGAAAAACCGATATCATTCTTCTGGCCGACCATTTTCTGGAAAAATACCGGAAAACCCATGGCAAGGATATCAAACGGATCACCACCCCGGCCATTGATATGATGATGGAATACCACTGGCCCGGCAATGTCCGGGAACTGGAGAACTGCATCGAGCGAGCCGTGATCCTTTGCAACGACGGCGCGATCCATTCTTATCACCTCCCGGCCACCCTCCAGACCGGCACCGAATCCAAGACCCTGCCTTTGTCACTGGAAGCGGCCGTGGAAAGCCTGGAAAAAGAAATTCTCATGGATGCGTTGAAAAATACCAAAGGAAACATCAAGCAGGCGGCCCGGCAGATTCAGATCACCGTACGGAAATTCTCCTATAAAGCTGCCAAATATGGTATCAATTACAAAGAATTCCGATAA
- a CDS encoding MaoC family dehydratase, with product MGNPLRERTIRQLQPGDTFCFSRRFSQEETHAFGDLTRDYNPVHYDSRWTRSKGFKGRICHGLLVGGMICEFGGQVGWLATGMNFRFLHPVYFDDTIQCKITLTRLEKTGRAEAKAEFTNQDGRQVALAAMTGRLPLEDEKKLLNQMVQEGDPSNKLANQSEYRINQDAAVSWE from the coding sequence ATGGGAAATCCACTTCGGGAGCGCACGATCAGACAATTGCAGCCGGGGGATACCTTCTGCTTTTCCCGGCGGTTTTCACAAGAGGAAACCCACGCGTTCGGAGATCTGACCCGGGACTATAATCCCGTGCATTATGATTCGAGATGGACCCGTTCCAAAGGGTTCAAAGGCCGGATCTGTCACGGGCTTTTAGTGGGAGGCATGATCTGCGAATTCGGCGGCCAGGTGGGATGGCTGGCCACGGGAATGAATTTCAGATTTCTGCATCCTGTATATTTTGACGATACCATTCAATGCAAGATCACATTGACCCGTTTGGAGAAAACCGGCCGGGCTGAAGCCAAAGCCGAGTTCACCAACCAGGACGGGCGTCAGGTAGCCCTGGCCGCCATGACCGGCCGACTGCCCCTTGAAGACGAAAAAAAGTTGCTGAACCAAATGGTTCAAGAAGGCGATCCTTCCAATAAACTGGCCAACCAGTCTGAATACCGCATCAATCAGGATGCGGCGGTTTCATGGGAATGA